taaatttatttaataGTTGAGAAAGTGAAGTGGCCCAGTTCAGTGCATTGAATATGCAGATTTTGCTTCTTTCTGCCAAATTGAGTGCGTTTAATTAATTCATTCTGTTCTTATCCTTTGAGCTAAGTTTGAACTAAAATGGTTTACCTCTTAATACTTGCAGCTTATGGATCTTTTAGTATTGTTGAGATGTTCACAGATAAATTTCTCTACTGGTATAGTTCTTTCTTTAGATTGCATATTGTGCTGCTACTGCTTCCTGTTAACGCAATCTGATATAGCTTCTTTTGTCTCTTTTCACAGGTTTCCTCTCTATTATCAGATGAAGTTTGCATTTCTTGTTTGGCTTCAGCTTCCTTCTGTTGAGGTAAGCGTGTGCCTTCCAATTTGCTTATGAACTCCTTTTTTCCATTTCTCTTCACTGTTCTGTTTAGTTTTTCCCTTTCTAAGTTTCTGAGGGAGTACCTCACTGTTACCCTTTCTTTTGCACTTTATGATAATAGCAATGTGCTAGAATGGTAGGTTtaagttgaaaattttcttctctctGGATTCATGAATAGCGTAACCTTTCTGGAGAAACTGAAATTaggttgcttttttttttaataaaaaaaattcagaaccTTGCATGCTTTTGGATTTGCAGAAGGTTTATTTAACAAGCTTGTTCTGTGAGGTGATTTGGTTTTTCTTCATCCATTTTGGGTTTGCTTTAGGTTTTATACTAATGTACATTGTGTCTTTTGATTCTTCACTCTGGTGTATATCTTGGTACTTGCTATCAGTGGGGGGAGTTATGAAAAACTTTCAGGTTTATTATGTCTGATCACTTAATGTGGTTGTATGCTAGTCTTTTATAGAATGTGATTTAAGAAATACTGAGGTGATAGGGTTAAAATTTGATGCTAATATTTGCTTATTTGAATCTTTGCTTCAGCTTGCTGGGAGGTGAAGTCTGAAAAATATTATAGACAAATTTCCTGATCTTCTGAAATGCTGATGCAccttgtttattttattttattttattcttttgctgTTTTAGGGTGCAAGGCAATTGTATGTGCATCATCTGCGCCCATTCCTTGTCAGGCATCAAGCTAGACTTGATCAAATTGTAGGATGCTTGTATGGTGAAATGGTAAAACCTCTATTTTCAGGTGTTATAAATTGACTGTGGACTGTGATTTTGGCAAAGATATGAAAATTTTATGAATCTTGTGTGCTAAATTGTTCATGGAGAATGGCGATTATATCTTCTCCCTCCTTTCGAGAGTTTTAGTTCTGCTTGTAGTCAAATTGGTAAAAAATCTCAAGCAAGAAAATTTTGCATCTTATCTAAAGATGGACACTTTTATTATGAGTTTGGTCTCTGTGGATTATGAACGCAGCCTGATTATTATGTGAATATGCAGGCTAAATTCGTCAGTTCCCATCAAGCAGAATTCCAATTTGCTAAGACACTTCTTACAAGGATATTACTATCAGGTATGAATGTGATTGACCATGAATCCATTTGGGGTTTGTTGCTAccttcttttatcattttgagTTCCAGACCAGGATGTATGAGGTTAAATTGATGTTTGTCAAATAAGTTGAAAATTTTGTGGTGATCTATATGAACTGTCAAGGGTT
This portion of the Coffea arabica cultivar ET-39 chromosome 2e, Coffea Arabica ET-39 HiFi, whole genome shotgun sequence genome encodes:
- the LOC140036764 gene encoding HVA22-like protein k isoform X1, with translation MAMFGSNMAGEVGLRLLLCPLGSNVVTRTACCSVGMVLPVYSTFKAIETRDQNEQQKWLLYWAAYGSFSIVEMFTDKFLYWFPLYYQMKFAFLVWLQLPSVEGARQLYVHHLRPFLVRHQARLDQIVGCLYGEMAKFVSSHQAEFQFAKTLLTRILLSARNIIRPGQQINGAVEGPREHVETSESEDEE